A stretch of Ipomoea triloba cultivar NCNSP0323 chromosome 11, ASM357664v1 DNA encodes these proteins:
- the LOC115995610 gene encoding protein ALP1-like: MLGVCTPSMEFIYVLPGWEGSAHDGRVLRDAISRTNGLRVPQGCYYLVDAGYCNAKGFLAPYRGQRYHLNEFHGRQPQFAEEYFNMKHSRARNVIERCFGLLKGKWKILASPSFFPIKTQVNIIIACCLLHNLIRRNTIIEEREEDVIEDLEASNNETDDEEDEVEYVTSIQPNDECANFRNNLALDMFNSWRYKNS; this comes from the exons ATGTTAGGGGTTTGTACACCTAGTATGgaatttatatatgttctaCCTGGTTGGGAAGGTTCGGCACATGATGGACGTGTACTTCGAGATGCTATATCTAGAACTAATGGCCTTAGAGTCCCTCAAG GttgttattatttggttgatGCCGGTTATTGCAATGCTAAGGGATTCCTAGCTCCATATCGAGGGCAACGCTATCACTTGAATGAGTTTCATGGTAGACAACCACAATTTGCAGAAGAGtattttaatatgaaacatTCTAGAGCTAGAAATGTCATAGAGAGATGTTTTGGACTCCTTAAGGGAAAATGGAAGATTCTTGCATCTCCTTCATTTTTTCCAATCAAGACTCAAGTGAACATCATTATAGCTTGTTGTCTCCTACATAACTTAATTAGAAGGAACACAATTATAGAAGAAAGAGAGGAAGATGTGATCGAGGATCTAGAAGCTTCAAATAATGAAACTGACGATGAGGAGGATGAAGTGGAATATGTGACTAGTATTCAACCAAATGACGAATGTGCTAATTTTAGAAACAACTTAGCTTTAGACATGTTTAATAGTTGGAGATATAAAAATAGCTAG